A stretch of DNA from Roseovarius sp. M141:
TTCTGACCTCAGCTGCCTGGATCATGCTGGAGGATGCTTATTCAGCATTCGCTGCGGCGCTTATTCTGGCAGGGATTTACACCGGCACCGGGCTGATTGCCTTGGGCGTGGCTTCATCGTCGTCCAAGCGCGACGCAGACGCAACGCCCCCCCTCAGCGATCCCGCCACCCCGCCGAAGCCGGGCGCGACGCCCCCCTTGGCCGAGGCATTCATCATCGGCTTTAACGCGGCCCTTGCTGCGCGGGGCCGTGGACCCACGGACGGGAAATGAACGCCGGGCCGATATTCAGTCGACGCTTTTACCATCCCGGCTAAGATTGTCGGCTACAAAGGCGCCCCGCTGGCCCATAGGTTTGGCGGGGCCGCGGGTTGTGTCCTTGCGCTGTTGCAGTTCTAATTCAGCGTTCAGCGCGGCGCCCAGCAAACAGACGAACGCACTGAGATAGAGCCACAAAAGCAGCACGATGACCGCACCCAGCGATCCGTAGATCTTGTTGTAATTGCCAAAATTCTGAAGGTAGACGCTGAACGCCCATGTCGCCAACGCCCACAGGATAGTGGCCGCAATGGCACCCGGTGTGATCCATCCGGCGCGCGCAACCCCGCGACGGTTGGGCGCATATCGGTACAGCAGCCCCAGCGCCAGCATCACTGTCCCGACTGCCACTGTCCAGCGCAGCGTTTCCGCCACGAGCGACGCCATGAAACCCAGCGGCAGAAAGCTGAGCACGATGGGCGCCACGACCAGCGCGGCAAAACAGGCCAGCGCAAGACAGATCATGCCGCCGGTCAGGCCGAACGCCACCAGAATATGCCGCACACCACCCCGATTCCGCTCGCCGTAAACCGCATTCAGGCCCACGATCAGCGCACCGATACCTGCCCGCGCGGACCACAGCGCCAAGACGACGGACAGCAGGCCCGCCCATCCCAGCGTCGTGGCATCTGCCGCAACCAGTTCGGCCACCCGCGCGGTCAGCAAATTGGCCACCTCGTCAGGCAGGAGGGTCGTGAATTCAGACACCTGCCCGGCGACAAGACCCGGATCGGCGACGAACCCCCAGAGCGCGATCAGCGCGGCAATGGCCGGAAACGTGGCGAGGATGCCGAAAAACCCGATGCCCGACGCGATCAAATTCAGATTCTTTTCACCGATCAACACCCAGACGCCTTTGAGCGCGGGCCAAATCCCGACGGGGACGCGCGCGCGCCCATACCCCCGCGAGGCATGCGCCATCAGGCGCGCCCCCGGTCCACATGTCGGCCGACGTTCGAAATAATCGCCCAGACGTCGTAAATCAGCGCTATCAGGCCGCCCTTATTGGAAATATCGATCATATCTCAATCCTTTTACTATCGGCCCGAAACAGGGCACACTTGACGCGATCCGGCGGCTCACCAGCCCTGAACGCGGAGCTTTGGCATACCGGATGCCACGTGTTTGCCCGAAGGTATAAAAACACCTCAACCGTGCTTCCGCGTGGGGCCAGATGGTAGCCCGCCGGGCAGGCGCGTCCAGTCGGGGTGATCGGCGATCCCTTTTCAACCCGGATCATCATAGGGACACCGATGAAACCGCCGGAAAAATCAGTTGGACGGGTGCAGCCCGGCGACTGGTCCAGACTGCCGGACGCGCCGGCCCCATCCAGAGACTACCATGGTTTTTTGTCCGACGGGTGCGCACCGGGACCGCCAGGGCGGAACCAGATGATGACGCCGCCTGCTATCCCGAAATCGCCATCCGACTCATTCAGGATCATTTGGCGCGCAAGTATGACCTTCAATTCGCGTGCCTCATCGCCTTTCTGCCATGCGCGGTCCGTCGTGATGCAATTGGCCCCGAGTCCGGCATAGGATGTGGCCGGGTCGACCTGCTGTAGAAAGCCAAGGCCCTGGGCAACCGCCTCGCCGCCCAAGGTAACGCCGCCGCTATCTATGACCTTGCGACCAGCATTGCGGGTTAGGACTGATTGGTTGATGCTTTCGGCCCAGACGCCGCAAATACCGGTGCGCCCGCCGATATTGCGCGCGTCCACCGCAACGGTGATACCGCCGGGCGACGTAAATGTTCCGCCCCCCAGCGCCGGATTCGGACCCAGCGTCGCGCGACCGGCAGGAACGTTGGGCGAACAGGCGGCCAGCCCGGTCAGGCCAAGCGCCGCGACGATCGTGAAAAAGGGGGCTTTCATCGGTATCACCTCGCGTTGTGTGGGCTTTAATATAGATGCGCGGCGGCGCAGTGCCAATGCGCCTGCGTCAGGCGCCTGCGGCAAACGCCTCGGTTTGGCGCAGCATTTCGGGATAATACTTCTCAAGCGTCGGCAGGAATGCGGCCCGCAGGCGACCCACCTGCGCGGGGGTCAGATCGTCCTTCCAGACGCCCGCCTGCCCCTTGGCAAAAAAACTGGCCATGCCCTCGGGCCGTTCGGTAAAGCCCAGTTCGCGCTCCTGCTTTTGCATGTTCGCAAAAGCGGTCGCCTTGACCGCGCGGGCCAGCTTGGCGGCGTCCACCTTCTGGCCCAGAAATACCTCAAGCAGGCCGCGTATTTCGCGCGCAGGCTTGGTCAGCAGATCCTCATAGCGGATCACCCGCCGTTTCAGGCCCGGCGCATTGGTCCAGGACCAGATGTGATCGTCCCAGCGGCCCAGCACATCGAAAATCCCGGTTGGCGTGCCCATGACCGTGTCAGGGTTCAACATCCTGTCGATGGCCGTATCGATATCCGTCGACTGATGTCGGGCAAAGCTGGGCGCCAGATCGAACGGATTGCGGATCAGGTAGATAGCGCCCGACGTCACCTCGGGCGGGATCACGTCCTGCCCATCGATGCGGATCGTCTGACAATGTGTCTTGACGAAATGGTGGTTCGGGCGTGACTGCGCGATCAGGCGCAGCGCGGGGGTGCGCACGCGCATCCAATCGGTCATATCCGCACCCCTGTAAGGCGCGCCATTTGCCGCATCGTAGAAATCCTGCCGCACATCGGCGGTGGTGAAGTTACGCAGGTTGTTGATGTCAGGCGCCTGCCCCGGTGGCATGAAGTAATGCGCCAAAAGGCTGCGTATCCATGTATTGCCGGATTTGGGATAGGAGGCGATCCAGATGATCCGCTTGAGATTGCTCATGTCACAAGTATCCGAAGCGCTTCATCGTGTCGTGATGTTCTGTCCGCAGCTTCGCCACCAGATCATCGCTCAGTTCGTCCTTCCATCCGCCGGCTTTGCCGGAGGTGAAAAACGTCTTGTTCTTGCCGGGGTTCTCGGCAAAACCGGCCTTGGCCTCCTGCCCCTTGGCCTCGTCAAAGCTGGAAAAGCGGATCGCGCGCTGTAGCCGCTCGGGGTCCAGCGGCACGCCAAGATGCTGCACCAGCGCGCCGAACGCCCGTTCGGGTTTGTTCAGCATATCCTCGTAGCGCAGCACGAGGCTGGGATAGGGCGCATCAGCCGTCCAGCTGTTCACATGCTCCGACCAACTGCCCAGGAACTGCCAGACCGTCGACGTGTCGCTGGCATTGGCATTGTCGCTGCGTCCGATCACGTCAATGGCTTCGGCGGCAGTGATGCCGTAATGGCGCGCATAGGACAGCACCATGTCCAGTGGGTTGCGCATGATATAGACTGAAGAGCGGGTGTATTTCGCCGGGATCAGATCGGTCCCGTAGGCGGCGCTGCGAATGTTATGGGTTTTGACCAGATTGACGTCGGCGCCATTGCCGATGATGCCGCGCAGCACGCGGTCGCGCAACCGAAGCGTGACGTTGACGTCCTCTAAATCGGCAGCCTCATCCTTGGCCACCATCCGATATGTCTTGGCAATGGAATCGCCCATGCCAAAGCGGTGAACCTGATTGATCGAAACCGGCTCCCGCGTGTTCATCAGGTAATTGGCCAGAAAGATCCGCGTCCAGGTGTTGCCCGATTTCGGGTACGACGCCAGCCACACGATGCTGGCCTTGGGCGTGGGCTGCGCGGGACGGGTGGTTTTTGCGGATGTCTTCTTGGGGGTTTTGCTCATCTGTCCCGCCTGCATGCAGGTTACCGTTTCAGACCTGCGGATAAAGGAACGGGAGGGGCGTTGCCACCCCTCCCGCTAATTTTAACGTCAACCAGTCTTAGAAGGACAGGTTGATGCCGGTGCCGATCAGCGTACCGTTCGACGTCAGACGAGCTGCGCCAACGCCACCGTTGTGCGAGTTAACCTGCGCCAGGTAGATGTCCCAATCGACGCCCGGTCCCAGATCGCGGCTCGCGCCGATGCGGTAGGCTTCGTACCGGGCTTTGCCGGTCGCAGTGGAAACCTCACCTTGGTACGTCACAGCTTCAACAGCCCACGGGCCAGCGATGTCGTAGGTCACGCCCAGGTTCCAACCTTTGTTGTTCGAACCGTAGTCAGCGGGAAGACCGCCACCAACGCCACCAGCTGCACCGTTGTTGTTCTCAGCGTAGCTACCGCCGATCAGGAAGTCGGAGAAGCCAATCTGTGCGCCGACGCCCCATGTTTCGGGATCGGAAACACCGACGATTGCGGAGTTGCCGGTGCCGTAACGTGCCGACAGCGTGACGCTGGTCGTGCCGAAGGTCTGGCTGTAGTTCACACCAATGTCGAAGATGTCCGACAGGTTAGCGTTGCGGTCAAGATTGCCTGCGGCAACGGCACCGGCGTTCTGGCCTGCCGATGCGGTCGGCGCATAGGAGATACCGACTGTCAGGCCGTTGAACGAAGGCGTGAAGTAGGTCAGACGCTGAACGTCGTTGTTACCCGCAACTTCGGTGAAGGACGACAGACCGGCCTGACGGAAACCGCCGGGATATGCGTTCGAGAACGGAATGAATGCCGAGATCGAAGGCGAGTTGATGTACATCGTGGTCACGCCAGGTGCGCCAACCATCGATTTGTAACCAGCCGAGTTTTCGCCACCGACGATGATCTGACCCAGAGTGTCCGAGCTGATCGTCATGTAGGATTCGTCGATCTGGCTGCCGGGCGAGTTGTTGCCTTCCAGCTGCACGTTCACACCGAAGGTCAGGCCGTTGTCCAGCGTGATCGAGGGGGTGAAGATGATCTCGGAGTTCGAGAGAATGTTGACGCCGTCATAGTCTTGACCGGCGTTGGCCGAACCGTTGACGTCGACATATCCGACGTGCTGGCTCATGTAGCCGCCGAACGAGACGTCCCATTCCTGGGCCGCGGCAGGTGCCGCCATGGCGACGCCCAGGGCGATTGCGCTGGTGCTAAGCAGATGCTTTTTCAAGGTGTGTCCCTCCTCAGAGTAGCAGGTATGATTTGTGTCATGATCCGCCGCCTCCCGAGTATGGACGCGACTTGAAGCATCTAATGCTGTCTTTTGCCTGCGTGAGTCAACGAACCCCGCCCGCCGCCGGGCGTTGTTGGCTGTCATGTGACGTTTTAGGCACACACGCCCACCGCGATCTGGCCGGAATTCCGACATTTCCACTTATTTCAATGGTTTTGGCAGATCGAGGCACATTCACGATGGTTGGCACCGGTGTCGTCACGGTCGCAGTATCACAATGGCCGGTGCGCCCGCACATTGCCCCGCGCCACCCACGGGAATGCGATGGACGGCAATTGGAAACCCGGATCGATTCCACGGTTGCGCGCCCTACGCGTTTGGATTTCCCCCGCGAATCGCGCAGTCTGTTTGCATAGGATGATCACAGTGCGCAGAGTGCCCCGGCCCTGACCCGGTTTCATCGCTATATCTTCGCAGCCCAAAGGA
This window harbors:
- a CDS encoding phage holin family protein; this translates as MGLVSAVKDRSARAIRRALICVVGGIFVSVGLGFLTSAAWIMLEDAYSAFAAALILAGIYTGTGLIALGVASSSSKRDADATPPLSDPATPPKPGATPPLAEAFIIGFNAALAARGRGPTDGK
- a CDS encoding YihY/virulence factor BrkB family protein — its product is MLIGEKNLNLIASGIGFFGILATFPAIAALIALWGFVADPGLVAGQVSEFTTLLPDEVANLLTARVAELVAADATTLGWAGLLSVVLALWSARAGIGALIVGLNAVYGERNRGGVRHILVAFGLTGGMICLALACFAALVVAPIVLSFLPLGFMASLVAETLRWTVAVGTVMLALGLLYRYAPNRRGVARAGWITPGAIAATILWALATWAFSVYLQNFGNYNKIYGSLGAVIVLLLWLYLSAFVCLLGAALNAELELQQRKDTTRGPAKPMGQRGAFVADNLSRDGKSVD
- a CDS encoding sulfotransferase domain-containing protein, with the translated sequence MSNLKRIIWIASYPKSGNTWIRSLLAHYFMPPGQAPDINNLRNFTTADVRQDFYDAANGAPYRGADMTDWMRVRTPALRLIAQSRPNHHFVKTHCQTIRIDGQDVIPPEVTSGAIYLIRNPFDLAPSFARHQSTDIDTAIDRMLNPDTVMGTPTGIFDVLGRWDDHIWSWTNAPGLKRRVIRYEDLLTKPAREIRGLLEVFLGQKVDAAKLARAVKATAFANMQKQERELGFTERPEGMASFFAKGQAGVWKDDLTPAQVGRLRAAFLPTLEKYYPEMLRQTEAFAAGA
- a CDS encoding sulfotransferase domain-containing protein, with protein sequence MSKTPKKTSAKTTRPAQPTPKASIVWLASYPKSGNTWTRIFLANYLMNTREPVSINQVHRFGMGDSIAKTYRMVAKDEAADLEDVNVTLRLRDRVLRGIIGNGADVNLVKTHNIRSAAYGTDLIPAKYTRSSVYIMRNPLDMVLSYARHYGITAAEAIDVIGRSDNANASDTSTVWQFLGSWSEHVNSWTADAPYPSLVLRYEDMLNKPERAFGALVQHLGVPLDPERLQRAIRFSSFDEAKGQEAKAGFAENPGKNKTFFTSGKAGGWKDELSDDLVAKLRTEHHDTMKRFGYL
- a CDS encoding porin, with the protein product MKKHLLSTSAIALGVAMAAPAAAQEWDVSFGGYMSQHVGYVDVNGSANAGQDYDGVNILSNSEIIFTPSITLDNGLTFGVNVQLEGNNSPGSQIDESYMTISSDTLGQIIVGGENSAGYKSMVGAPGVTTMYINSPSISAFIPFSNAYPGGFRQAGLSSFTEVAGNNDVQRLTYFTPSFNGLTVGISYAPTASAGQNAGAVAAGNLDRNANLSDIFDIGVNYSQTFGTTSVTLSARYGTGNSAIVGVSDPETWGVGAQIGFSDFLIGGSYAENNNGAAGGVGGGLPADYGSNNKGWNLGVTYDIAGPWAVEAVTYQGEVSTATGKARYEAYRIGASRDLGPGVDWDIYLAQVNSHNGGVGAARLTSNGTLIGTGINLSF